A single genomic interval of Mycolicibacterium sp. MU0053 harbors:
- a CDS encoding sulfate ABC transporter substrate-binding protein, protein MRNVIKSTKRWSAFTALALTTTVVAACGGGASDVAGEGPTPDADTTLTLVAFAVPEPGWSKVGPAFAATPEGEGVAVTASYGASGDQSRGVESGKPADIVNFSVEPDITRLVKAGLVDENWDSSAHQGLPFGSVVTFAVREGNPKNIRDWDDLLRPDVEVITPSPLSSGAAKWNLLAPYAAKSNGGQDHEAGIAFVEELVTEHVKLRPGSGREATDVFRQGTGDVLLAYENEALNFDLEHVNPPQTFKIENPVAVVNTSKHPEKATQFVNFQFTPQAQRLWAEAGFRPVDPAVTEEFAAKFPAPEKLWTIRDLGGWAEVDAKLFDKDNGTITQIYKKATG, encoded by the coding sequence ATGCGTAATGTCATCAAGTCCACCAAGCGCTGGAGCGCGTTCACCGCGCTCGCGCTGACCACCACGGTGGTCGCGGCCTGCGGCGGCGGTGCCAGCGACGTCGCGGGGGAGGGTCCCACCCCGGACGCCGACACCACGCTCACGCTGGTGGCGTTCGCGGTGCCCGAACCGGGCTGGTCCAAGGTGGGTCCGGCGTTCGCCGCGACCCCGGAGGGCGAAGGCGTCGCCGTCACCGCCTCCTACGGCGCCTCCGGCGACCAGTCCCGCGGTGTCGAATCGGGCAAGCCCGCTGACATCGTGAACTTCTCGGTGGAACCCGACATCACCCGGCTCGTGAAAGCCGGTCTGGTCGACGAGAATTGGGACAGCAGTGCCCATCAAGGTCTGCCGTTCGGGTCGGTGGTGACGTTCGCGGTGCGCGAGGGCAACCCGAAGAACATCCGCGACTGGGACGATCTGCTGCGCCCCGACGTCGAGGTCATCACACCCAGCCCGCTGAGTTCGGGCGCCGCCAAGTGGAACCTGTTGGCGCCGTACGCGGCCAAGAGCAACGGCGGTCAGGATCACGAGGCCGGCATCGCCTTCGTCGAGGAACTGGTCACCGAGCACGTCAAGCTGCGTCCGGGCTCGGGCCGCGAAGCCACCGACGTGTTCCGCCAGGGCACCGGCGATGTGCTGCTGGCCTACGAGAACGAGGCGCTGAACTTCGACCTCGAACACGTCAACCCGCCGCAGACCTTCAAGATCGAGAACCCCGTCGCCGTGGTGAACACCAGCAAGCACCCGGAGAAGGCGACCCAGTTCGTGAACTTCCAGTTCACCCCGCAGGCCCAGCGACTGTGGGCCGAGGCCGGGTTCCGCCCGGTCGATCCGGCCGTCACCGAGGAGTTCGCGGCCAAGTTCCCGGCCCCGGAGAAGCTCTGGACCATTCGGGATCTGGGCGGCTGGGCGGAGGTTGACGCCAAGCTGTTCGACAAGGACAACGGCACCATCACGCAGATTTACAAGAAGGCCACTGGGTGA
- a CDS encoding sulfate/molybdate ABC transporter ATP-binding protein produces MTENAISVTGANKRYGDFIALDNVDFVVPDGSLTALLGPSGSGKSTLLRAIAGLDQPDTGSIVINGRDVTGIPPQKRGIGFVFQHYAAFKHLSVRDNVAFGLKIRKKPKAEIKERVDNLLEVVGLAGFQNRYPNQLSGGQRQRMALARALAVDPEVLLLDEPFGALDAKVRDDLRTWLRRLHDEVHVTTVLVTHDQAEALDVADRIAVLNKGRIEQVGSPTEVYDQPANAFVMSFLGTVSALNGILVRPHDIRVGRNPDMAVAVTDEAAEAAGVTRATIDRVVVLGFEVRVELTSAVNGAPFTAQITRGDAEALSLKAGDTVYVRATRVPPIADASQIAPVNASALR; encoded by the coding sequence ATGACCGAGAACGCGATTTCGGTAACGGGCGCCAACAAGCGCTACGGGGACTTCATTGCGCTCGACAACGTCGACTTCGTGGTGCCGGACGGGTCGCTGACCGCGCTGCTGGGCCCCAGCGGTTCGGGGAAGTCGACGCTGCTGCGCGCGATCGCCGGCCTCGACCAACCCGACACCGGCTCCATCGTCATCAACGGCCGCGACGTCACCGGGATCCCGCCGCAGAAGCGCGGGATCGGGTTCGTGTTCCAGCATTACGCGGCGTTCAAGCATCTGTCGGTGCGCGACAACGTCGCCTTCGGTTTGAAGATCCGAAAGAAGCCGAAGGCCGAGATCAAGGAGCGGGTCGACAACCTGCTCGAGGTCGTCGGGTTGGCCGGATTCCAGAACCGCTACCCGAATCAGCTTTCCGGCGGGCAACGGCAGCGGATGGCGCTGGCGCGCGCGCTGGCGGTCGACCCGGAGGTGCTGCTGCTCGACGAACCGTTCGGGGCGTTGGACGCCAAGGTGCGCGACGATCTGCGGACCTGGTTGCGGCGCCTGCACGACGAGGTGCACGTCACCACCGTCCTGGTCACCCACGATCAGGCCGAGGCGCTCGACGTCGCCGACCGGATCGCGGTGCTCAACAAGGGCCGGATCGAGCAGGTTGGTTCGCCGACCGAGGTCTATGACCAACCCGCCAACGCCTTCGTGATGTCCTTCCTGGGTACCGTCTCGGCGCTGAACGGAATCCTGGTGCGCCCGCACGACATTCGGGTGGGACGCAATCCGGACATGGCCGTCGCGGTCACCGATGAGGCCGCCGAGGCGGCCGGGGTCACCCGGGCCACCATCGACCGGGTCGTGGTGCTGGGCTTCGAGGTGCGCGTGGAGTTGACCAGTGCCGTCAACGGCGCGCCGTTCACCGCGCAGATCACCCGCGGCGACGCCGAGGCGTTGAGCCTCAAGGCCGGTGACACGGTCTACGTCCGCGCGACACGGGTGCCCCCGATCGCGGACGCCTCCCAGATAGCGCCCGTCAACGCCAGCGCGCTCCGTTAG
- the cysW gene encoding sulfate ABC transporter permease subunit CysW, producing the protein MILSGSTRLTLRLIASFYIFALLVVPLGAILWRAFAPGIGEFWASITTPAAQSALQLSLLVVAIVVPLNVIFGVPTAIVLARKRFRGKSALQAVIDLPFAVSPVVIGVALIVLWGSAGLFGFVENGWGLKIIFGFPGIVLASLFVTIPFVIREVEPVLHEVGTDQEEASAMLGAGWWQTFWRITLPSIRWGLTYGVVLTVARTLGEFGAVLMVSSNLPGQSQTLTLLVHDRYVLGNPYGAYTISIVLMAVALSVLVAQILFDAQRTRAKTEE; encoded by the coding sequence ATGATCCTGTCCGGTAGCACGCGGCTCACGCTGCGGCTCATCGCGTCGTTCTACATCTTCGCGCTACTGGTGGTTCCGCTGGGCGCCATCCTGTGGCGTGCGTTCGCACCGGGCATCGGGGAGTTCTGGGCCTCGATCACCACCCCGGCCGCGCAGTCGGCGTTGCAGCTGTCGCTGCTGGTGGTGGCCATCGTGGTGCCGCTGAACGTGATCTTCGGCGTACCCACCGCCATCGTGTTGGCCCGCAAGCGCTTCCGGGGCAAGAGTGCCCTGCAGGCCGTGATCGATCTGCCGTTCGCGGTGTCGCCGGTGGTCATCGGTGTCGCGCTGATCGTGTTGTGGGGCAGTGCGGGGCTGTTCGGATTCGTGGAGAACGGCTGGGGACTGAAGATCATCTTCGGCTTCCCCGGCATCGTATTGGCGAGTCTGTTCGTCACCATCCCGTTCGTGATCCGCGAGGTGGAACCGGTGCTGCACGAGGTGGGCACCGATCAGGAGGAAGCCTCGGCGATGCTCGGCGCCGGCTGGTGGCAGACCTTCTGGAGGATCACGCTGCCGTCGATCCGGTGGGGTCTGACCTACGGCGTGGTGCTGACGGTCGCACGCACGCTCGGTGAGTTCGGGGCAGTGCTGATGGTGTCGTCGAACCTGCCCGGCCAGTCGCAGACCCTCACGCTGCTGGTGCACGACCGCTACGTGCTCGGTAATCCCTATGGCGCCTACACGATCTCGATCGTGCTGATGGCGGTGGCGCTGTCGGTGCTGGTCGCACAGATCCTTTTCGATGCCCAGCGCACCCGCGCCAAGACCGAAGAATGA
- the cysT gene encoding sulfate ABC transporter permease subunit CysT, which translates to MTTVVDPDPAAGRPEPTPDGSARRRRGLRFPSRQDSTNVQLGVAVLWLSLIVLLPLAAILWTSAQGGWEAFWSAVTTPSALASFRVTLTISVVVTLVNAVFGLLIAWVLVRDEFPFKRAVDAIIDLPFALPTIVASLVLLSLYGPGSPAGIHIQHTGWGVGLALAFVTLPFVVRAVQPVLLEVDREVEEAAASLGANNLTIFIRVILPALAPALLSGAGLAFSRAIGEFGSIVLIGGAIPGKTEVSSQWIRTLIENDDPVGAAAISIVLLVISFGVLFALRYLGARAARREEAR; encoded by the coding sequence GTGACGACCGTCGTCGACCCCGACCCGGCAGCGGGCCGTCCGGAACCCACCCCGGACGGCTCGGCGCGCCGGCGTCGAGGCCTGCGATTCCCGTCGCGCCAAGACAGCACCAACGTGCAACTCGGCGTCGCGGTGCTGTGGCTGTCCCTGATCGTGTTGCTGCCGCTGGCCGCCATCCTGTGGACGTCGGCGCAGGGCGGCTGGGAGGCGTTCTGGTCCGCCGTGACGACGCCCTCGGCGTTGGCGTCGTTCCGGGTGACGCTCACCATCTCGGTGGTCGTGACGCTGGTCAACGCGGTGTTCGGGCTGCTGATCGCTTGGGTCCTGGTCCGCGATGAATTCCCGTTCAAGCGAGCCGTCGACGCGATCATCGATCTGCCGTTCGCGTTGCCGACGATCGTGGCGAGCCTGGTGCTGCTGTCGCTCTACGGCCCCGGCAGCCCCGCCGGCATCCACATCCAGCACACCGGCTGGGGCGTGGGGCTGGCCCTGGCGTTCGTCACACTGCCGTTTGTGGTGCGCGCGGTGCAACCGGTGCTGCTCGAAGTGGACCGGGAGGTCGAAGAGGCGGCCGCCTCGCTGGGCGCCAACAATCTGACGATCTTCATCCGGGTCATCCTGCCGGCGCTCGCCCCGGCCCTGCTTTCCGGCGCGGGGCTGGCGTTTTCCCGGGCCATCGGCGAGTTCGGTTCGATCGTGTTGATCGGCGGGGCGATTCCCGGCAAGACCGAGGTGTCCTCGCAGTGGATTCGCACGCTCATCGAGAACGACGATCCCGTGGGCGCCGCCGCGATATCGATAGTGCTGCTGGTGATCTCGTTCGGGGTGCTGTTCGCGCTGCGCTATCTCGGTGCGCGGGCCGCGCGCCGCGAGGAGGCGCGATGA